The Agrobacterium vitis genome has a segment encoding these proteins:
- a CDS encoding DUF6165 family protein, with protein sequence MIEVPVSWGELIDKITILQIKAERITDEAKRTNVERELSLLNERLKPVAGHQGVIAISRDLLAVNTALWEIEDDIRDCERDGDFGPRFVSLARSVYVTNDRRAELKRQINIELGSDIIEEKSYKPYAAA encoded by the coding sequence ATGATTGAAGTTCCGGTGTCCTGGGGTGAGCTGATCGACAAGATCACCATTCTCCAGATCAAGGCAGAGCGGATCACGGATGAGGCCAAGCGCACCAATGTCGAGCGCGAGTTGTCCCTGCTCAATGAACGGCTGAAGCCGGTGGCCGGTCATCAGGGTGTCATCGCCATCAGCCGTGATCTTCTTGCTGTCAATACGGCGCTCTGGGAGATTGAGGACGATATTCGCGATTGCGAGCGCGACGGTGATTTCGGTCCGCGTTTCGTGTCTCTCGCTCGTTCGGTCTATGTCACCAATGACCGGCGCGCCGAGTTGAAGCGGCAGATCAACATTGAACTTGGCTCTGACATCATCGAGGAAAAGTCCTACAAGCCCTATGCTGCGGCCTGA
- a CDS encoding tetratricopeptide repeat protein, with product MTTHEVSQCRSLLAQGRVAEALQGLTALFEAHPDHAETAHYYALALHLSGRSREAIPAFEHALQLAPDQSGLLQNMVLPLVAVGDHQRAIDIGARAVTLDGKAVGAWSNLVLALTSAKRWDEALNAARQGLALDNNEPSLLAQMGVILLELGDSAGAEIHLRRALELKPDAEAFYNLGVLLHGLQRDPEACDSYTKALTLDPSHRRAANNLAASLRILGNLKGADRILKQLIGSGDAPVHRFNRACLQLLDGQWSEAWADYELRDQATGSSTSPLLMQGPRWQGEALQDQTLLVFHEQGLGDTIQFIRFLPRIADRVGHVVFVCQPQLYRLLSLSEFFAIPSITLLPDGADLPAYAAWVPLLSLPGLINLVPEATGQRVPYLTLEKQLFERWRDWLGEFSPSQGQEQATKRFRIGLSWQGNPKAYGEPGRSLPLELFQPLAEFSDEIDIISLQKGVGADQQAPEGLALHPAPGLDDGPDAFVDTAALMASLDLVITSDTALAHLAGALGRPVWLLLKKAPDWRWGMDGILTDWYPTMRLFRQMEAGQWQPVLQDVAHELKVLLFAGRATDDAPAEAADGLNEAIKRHQGRDYGRAVQLYRHVLTQDFQRERVLNLLGMACLEAGERSSVAGRQAIPFCARAVAIRPSLGDHWSNFAIALDAAGLVTDGMRALRHGLLYDTGHAACLLALARRETALGEAETALRRAGEVLKAQPRSGHALSVYAAAALALGRFNVAEEALRRACRIEPELASHHVQLGAVLLKAKQPQAAARAWEKALTLDPANADAWSNLGVAERNHGYADLACWIQRQGAIAKPGHAESWSNLGISLMDTGREDEAILAFGKAIEARPGYADAEMALGMCLLNEGDYARGLPLYERRFLVEILGIDRTRVRLPVWQGEDLAGKSILVLAEQGFGDAFQFVRYVALLKEKGAAKVMIGCRRKIATLLQTVPGVDGVVCESDPVPPLDYHVFMMSLPLLCGTVVETIPAFPAYLFADPLRVRRWAGWLAAKPGLRVGLVWQGNPDPQVDKGRSFPLQVLAPLAAIDGVRLIALQKGTGEEQLDMVDFAVERPPEDFDSGADAFADTAAMIMNLDLVITSDTAVAHLAGALGRPTWVILKSHAEWRWLRGRSDSPWYPTSRVFRRVADEVEAEPFAGVVSRVAEALGRLVEGDRAQLFEAAEPVVAVPAQPGPQQRLAAAIRTHMAGNVTAAEATYAALLHEDETRAEALHMLGGLAVERLHYHRGYVLLRGAAALGLATPTFQTNYAIALRHVGKQDEAEACLRQSLETSPSAEAYMTLGNLLRDTDRYGQALEAYRASIQLRPDLSKAHRGLGNALREMGRVEEAIASLDRALDLLPGDVETLIDRAHAHLMAGNLPQGFRDYETRWQGAEMVARSLPMPRWTGEALPDKVLLIHGEQGLGDQIQFARFVRQAALKVGHVILELREPLIGLFSTLVVERHNITLRRQGVDAIDDADVEAPIMSLPLIFATTLETLPGPANFRPDPRRVADWEARFAHRDALRVGLVWQGNPVARADKGRSPPLKELEPLFAVEGAHFISLQFKDGLEQMAGLDFAKAMQAPGAELGDFGETAAAIAALDLVISSCTSTLHLAASLGVPCFALLKYGADWRWMTGRDDSPWYPGLKLFRQPQPGDWASVAKAVTDDLKRLVERKP from the coding sequence ATGACGACGCATGAGGTTTCGCAGTGCCGTTCGCTGTTGGCGCAGGGGCGCGTGGCTGAGGCCTTGCAGGGCTTGACGGCGCTTTTCGAGGCCCATCCAGATCATGCCGAGACCGCTCATTACTATGCGCTCGCCCTTCATCTTTCCGGCCGTTCTCGTGAGGCCATTCCCGCTTTCGAACATGCTTTGCAACTTGCGCCGGACCAGTCCGGCCTGCTGCAAAATATGGTTCTTCCGTTGGTTGCAGTGGGTGACCACCAGCGCGCCATCGATATCGGCGCTCGCGCTGTGACGCTTGACGGTAAAGCCGTTGGCGCATGGTCCAATCTGGTTCTGGCCCTGACATCGGCAAAACGATGGGATGAAGCCCTGAATGCGGCTCGGCAGGGTCTGGCGCTTGACAACAATGAGCCGTCTCTGCTGGCTCAGATGGGTGTCATCCTGCTGGAGCTTGGCGACAGTGCGGGAGCCGAAATCCATTTGCGCCGGGCGCTGGAGCTGAAGCCGGATGCCGAAGCTTTCTATAATCTCGGCGTACTGCTGCATGGATTGCAACGCGATCCCGAGGCCTGTGACAGCTATACAAAGGCGCTGACGCTTGATCCCTCGCATCGACGCGCCGCCAATAATCTGGCGGCAAGCCTGCGCATTCTGGGCAATTTGAAGGGCGCGGACCGGATTCTCAAGCAATTGATCGGCAGCGGCGATGCCCCCGTTCACCGCTTCAACCGCGCCTGCCTGCAATTGCTGGACGGCCAGTGGAGCGAGGCCTGGGCCGATTACGAGTTGCGCGATCAGGCCACCGGGAGTTCCACCTCGCCCTTGCTGATGCAGGGGCCGCGCTGGCAGGGCGAAGCGCTGCAAGACCAGACGCTGCTGGTGTTTCATGAGCAGGGATTGGGCGACACAATCCAGTTTATCCGGTTTTTGCCGCGCATTGCGGACCGGGTCGGGCATGTGGTTTTCGTCTGCCAACCGCAACTCTACCGTCTGCTAAGCCTTTCCGAATTTTTCGCGATTCCGTCCATCACGCTCTTGCCTGATGGTGCGGATCTGCCCGCTTACGCGGCCTGGGTGCCGCTATTGTCGCTACCGGGTCTCATCAACCTCGTGCCAGAGGCGACAGGCCAGCGCGTTCCCTATCTCACACTGGAAAAACAGCTTTTCGAGCGCTGGCGCGACTGGCTTGGCGAGTTTTCTCCAAGCCAGGGGCAAGAGCAGGCGACGAAACGGTTTCGCATCGGTCTGTCCTGGCAGGGCAATCCAAAGGCCTATGGTGAGCCGGGCCGCTCACTGCCGCTGGAACTCTTCCAGCCGCTTGCCGAATTCTCAGATGAAATTGACATCATTTCCCTGCAAAAGGGGGTAGGAGCCGATCAGCAAGCGCCGGAGGGATTGGCGCTGCACCCCGCTCCGGGTCTGGATGACGGTCCCGATGCCTTTGTCGATACCGCAGCTTTGATGGCGTCGCTGGATCTGGTCATCACCTCAGATACGGCCCTTGCCCATCTTGCGGGCGCATTGGGCAGGCCGGTCTGGCTGTTGCTGAAGAAAGCCCCGGACTGGCGCTGGGGCATGGATGGCATTCTGACCGACTGGTACCCGACCATGCGGCTGTTTCGCCAGATGGAGGCGGGGCAATGGCAACCGGTTCTTCAGGACGTGGCGCATGAGTTGAAAGTGCTGCTGTTTGCTGGCCGCGCCACGGATGATGCGCCGGCTGAGGCCGCTGACGGATTGAACGAGGCGATCAAGCGCCATCAGGGCCGCGATTATGGCCGGGCCGTGCAGCTTTACCGGCATGTGCTGACGCAGGATTTTCAAAGAGAGCGGGTGCTCAATCTGCTTGGCATGGCGTGCCTGGAAGCAGGGGAACGCTCATCGGTGGCAGGGCGGCAGGCCATTCCCTTTTGCGCCCGCGCGGTGGCGATCCGCCCCTCGCTTGGCGATCACTGGAGCAATTTCGCCATTGCGCTCGATGCTGCGGGGCTTGTGACCGATGGGATGCGGGCGCTGCGCCACGGGCTGCTCTACGATACCGGTCACGCAGCGTGCCTTTTGGCGCTGGCCCGGCGCGAAACCGCATTGGGCGAAGCCGAAACTGCCTTGCGTCGTGCAGGCGAGGTGCTGAAGGCCCAGCCGCGCTCAGGCCATGCCCTGTCGGTTTATGCGGCGGCGGCGCTGGCGCTTGGCCGGTTCAACGTGGCGGAGGAGGCTCTGCGACGCGCCTGCCGGATCGAGCCGGAACTGGCCTCGCATCACGTACAACTGGGTGCGGTTCTGCTGAAAGCCAAGCAGCCGCAGGCAGCCGCCCGCGCCTGGGAAAAGGCTTTGACGCTTGACCCCGCCAATGCCGATGCCTGGAGCAATCTGGGTGTGGCGGAGCGCAACCACGGCTATGCCGATCTGGCCTGCTGGATCCAGAGACAGGGCGCGATTGCCAAGCCCGGCCATGCCGAATCCTGGAGCAATCTTGGCATCAGCCTGATGGATACCGGCCGCGAGGACGAGGCGATACTGGCTTTTGGCAAGGCGATCGAGGCCCGTCCCGGCTATGCCGATGCGGAAATGGCGCTGGGCATGTGTTTGCTGAACGAGGGCGATTATGCCCGTGGCCTGCCGCTTTACGAGCGTCGCTTCCTGGTGGAAATCCTCGGCATAGACCGCACCCGCGTCCGGCTACCGGTCTGGCAGGGGGAGGATCTGGCGGGCAAGTCCATTCTGGTTCTCGCCGAACAGGGCTTTGGCGATGCTTTCCAGTTCGTCCGCTATGTGGCGCTGTTGAAGGAAAAAGGCGCGGCCAAGGTGATGATTGGCTGCCGTCGCAAGATTGCCACGCTGCTGCAAACCGTGCCGGGAGTGGATGGCGTTGTCTGCGAAAGCGATCCTGTCCCGCCGCTCGATTACCACGTATTCATGATGAGCTTGCCGCTGCTTTGCGGCACAGTCGTCGAGACGATCCCGGCTTTTCCCGCCTATCTGTTTGCCGATCCGCTTCGCGTGCGACGTTGGGCAGGCTGGCTTGCGGCAAAGCCGGGCTTGCGGGTTGGCCTTGTCTGGCAGGGCAATCCTGATCCGCAGGTCGATAAGGGCCGCAGCTTTCCCTTGCAGGTGTTGGCGCCGCTTGCCGCCATTGACGGTGTGCGCCTGATCGCCTTGCAAAAGGGGACGGGCGAAGAACAGCTGGATATGGTGGATTTTGCTGTCGAGCGCCCCCCAGAGGATTTCGACAGCGGGGCCGATGCCTTTGCCGATACGGCAGCGATGATCATGAATCTCGATCTCGTCATCACCTCCGATACCGCTGTTGCGCATCTGGCTGGCGCGCTTGGCCGCCCGACCTGGGTGATCCTCAAATCCCATGCCGAGTGGCGCTGGCTGCGCGGTCGTAGCGATAGCCCCTGGTATCCGACAAGCCGCGTGTTTCGCCGGGTGGCCGATGAGGTCGAAGCGGAACCCTTTGCCGGTGTCGTCTCTCGCGTAGCCGAGGCGCTTGGCAGGCTGGTCGAGGGTGACAGGGCGCAACTGTTTGAAGCCGCCGAGCCTGTGGTTGCCGTTCCGGCCCAGCCGGGTCCGCAGCAACGATTGGCCGCCGCCATCCGCACCCATATGGCCGGAAATGTCACTGCCGCCGAGGCGACCTATGCGGCGCTGCTGCATGAGGACGAAACACGGGCCGAGGCGCTGCATATGCTGGGCGGGCTGGCGGTAGAGCGCCTGCATTATCATCGCGGCTATGTCCTGCTGCGGGGGGCGGCGGCACTTGGCCTTGCAACGCCGACCTTCCAGACCAATTATGCCATAGCCCTTCGCCACGTCGGCAAGCAGGATGAGGCCGAGGCCTGCCTGCGCCAAAGCCTGGAGACCAGCCCCAGCGCCGAAGCCTATATGACCCTCGGCAATCTTTTGCGCGACACGGACCGCTATGGGCAGGCGCTGGAGGCTTACCGCGCCTCCATCCAGCTTCGCCCGGATCTGTCCAAGGCCCATCGCGGGCTTGGCAATGCATTGCGCGAAATGGGCCGGGTTGAGGAGGCAATCGCCAGTCTGGATCGGGCACTGGATCTCCTGCCTGGTGATGTCGAAACCCTGATCGACCGGGCGCATGCGCATCTGATGGCGGGCAATCTGCCGCAGGGTTTTCGCGATTATGAGACGCGCTGGCAGGGTGCCGAAATGGTGGCGCGCTCGCTGCCCATGCCGCGCTGGACTGGCGAGGCCCTGCCGGACAAGGTACTGCTGATCCACGGCGAACAGGGGTTGGGCGACCAGATCCAGTTTGCCCGTTTCGTGCGCCAAGCCGCTCTCAAGGTCGGTCATGTCATTCTGGAATTGCGTGAACCGCTGATCGGCCTGTTTTCAACGCTGGTGGTGGAAAGGCACAACATTACTCTGCGCCGCCAGGGTGTCGATGCCATTGACGATGCCGATGTCGAGGCACCGATCATGAGCCTGCCGCTGATTTTTGCAACCACGCTGGAAACTTTGCCTGGTCCTGCCAATTTCCGGCCCGATCCTCGCCGGGTGGCAGACTGGGAAGCGCGGTTTGCGCATCGTGACGCTTTGCGGGTCGGGCTGGTCTGGCAGGGCAATCCGGTCGCCCGCGCCGACAAGGGCCGCTCGCCGCCTCTGAAAGAGCTGGAGCCGCTGTTTGCTGTCGAGGGCGCGCATTTCATCAGCCTGCAATTCAAGGACGGGCTGGAACAGATGGCAGGTCTGGACTTTGCCAAGGCCATGCAGGCACCGGGGGCGGAGCTTGGCGATTTCGGCGAGACGGCGGCAGCGATTGCTGCGCTTGATCTGGTGATTTCCTCCTGCACCTCCACGCTGCATCTGGCAGCATCGCTGGGCGTGCCGTGTTTTGCGCTGCTGAAATACGGTGCGGATTGGCGCTGGATGACCGGTCGAGACGATAGCCCCTGGTATCCGGGCCTGAAACTGTTTCGCCAACCGCAACCAGGCGATTGGGCAAGTGTGGCCAAGGCGGTGACTGACGACCTCAAGCGGCTGGTGGAGCGTAAGCCATGA
- a CDS encoding tetratricopeptide repeat protein has translation MTNQTASGEKLIQAFQLHKAGMLDEAIAHYRAIIEEEPDQVDALRLLASAERSRGDLAQSLSLYARALRLAPEESDIWYNLGNALGEAGRKPDALEAYQRAAQLAPDNAACHANIGVTHADLDDYPAAITAYRQALALDPQNRIALHNLGNALSELGEAEAAMALLSKALEIYPTSAEAHYNLGLNLLRLFDYTTGFAEYEWRWQAEGFPGEARHTEIADWNGRPFQGKRLLVHAEQGLGDTIQFVKLLPLVKSLGGEVILQVPNKLVGLLADVPGADRVQAENPPAGTIDFQVPLLGLPHRLKLTLGSVPKARAYLQPQAERVSLWRERLNLKQGEKALGFVWRGNPLSPAEKGRSLAGPEQLSRFASLGGTRLIALQKLDDAALEPADTPSGYKVAGLSFTLEHPGPDFDAGADAFLDTAAILTQLSAFISVCTAPLHLAGSLGVPTIGLLKKVPDWRWGSEGATTPWYPSLQLCRQTEAGDFTAPIAQAVSLADAITDRS, from the coding sequence ATGACGAACCAAACTGCGTCGGGCGAAAAGCTGATCCAGGCCTTTCAGCTGCACAAGGCCGGCATGCTGGACGAGGCGATTGCCCATTACCGTGCCATTATCGAGGAAGAACCTGACCAGGTCGATGCGCTCAGACTGCTGGCCTCAGCGGAGCGCTCGCGTGGCGATCTGGCGCAATCACTGTCGCTTTATGCCAGGGCGCTCAGACTTGCGCCTGAGGAAAGCGATATCTGGTACAATCTCGGCAATGCGCTTGGTGAGGCCGGGCGCAAGCCGGATGCACTGGAAGCTTATCAACGCGCCGCGCAATTGGCACCTGACAATGCCGCCTGTCACGCCAATATCGGCGTAACGCATGCCGATCTCGATGATTATCCGGCAGCGATTACCGCTTATCGGCAAGCGCTGGCACTCGATCCGCAAAACCGCATAGCGCTCCACAATCTCGGCAATGCGCTGTCCGAATTGGGCGAGGCGGAAGCGGCGATGGCGCTGCTGTCCAAGGCGCTGGAAATCTATCCCACCTCGGCCGAGGCTCATTACAACCTTGGCCTCAACCTGCTGCGGCTTTTCGATTATACCACTGGTTTTGCCGAGTATGAATGGCGCTGGCAGGCCGAAGGCTTTCCGGGAGAGGCACGTCATACTGAGATCGCCGATTGGAACGGGCGACCGTTTCAAGGCAAACGCCTGCTGGTCCATGCGGAACAGGGACTTGGCGACACGATCCAGTTCGTCAAGCTGTTACCCCTGGTCAAATCGCTTGGCGGCGAGGTGATCCTGCAAGTGCCAAACAAGCTGGTCGGGCTTCTGGCGGATGTTCCAGGTGCTGATCGGGTACAGGCAGAGAACCCGCCAGCAGGGACCATCGATTTTCAGGTGCCGTTGCTTGGTCTGCCGCATCGGCTGAAATTGACGCTGGGCAGCGTGCCGAAAGCCCGTGCCTATTTGCAGCCACAGGCGGAGCGGGTTTCGCTGTGGCGTGAACGGCTGAATTTGAAGCAAGGCGAGAAAGCCCTGGGCTTTGTCTGGCGCGGCAATCCGCTGTCACCAGCGGAAAAAGGTCGCAGCCTTGCCGGTCCCGAACAGCTGTCGCGCTTTGCGAGCCTTGGCGGTACACGGCTGATCGCCCTGCAAAAACTTGACGATGCAGCATTGGAACCCGCCGATACGCCGTCAGGTTATAAAGTGGCGGGCCTGTCCTTCACGCTGGAACACCCAGGCCCGGATTTTGATGCCGGAGCGGATGCTTTTCTCGACACGGCGGCCATCCTCACCCAGCTTTCGGCCTTCATTTCGGTCTGCACCGCGCCGTTGCATCTGGCCGGTAGCCTTGGCGTACCGACCATCGGCCTTTTGAAGAAAGTGCCGGACTGGCGTTGGGGTTCTGAGGGCGCCACCACGCCCTGGTATCCGTCCTTGCAGCTTTGCCGCCAAACCGAGGCGGGGGATTTTACCGCCCCGATTGCACAGGCGGTGTCGCTTGCTGACGCGATTACTGATAGGTCCTAA
- a CDS encoding glycosyltransferase family 4 protein, protein MTQTPRRPVIIHWGISSFFGWGIYGLNLALNWSNDPVLEPVTSFPLQSDQIVVDPLRQRALGGFFRASADLSNRIAAQSEKSLTVNTPLLAGLGNDFTMSPGPKGVALSGSPTVGVVFFELPQLSEATKARAKALPLVIAGSSWNEEIMRAHGLNNVTTVIQGIDQTLFHPGPRQGVLADRFLVFSGGKLELRKGQDLVVAAFARFAKRHPEALLVSAWHSPWPQFALTLNRSGKATAITTNDKGAIDQSAWIAANDIAAHQFLDLGSVPNALMAPILREMDVAVFPNRSEGGTNLVAMECMACGVPTILSANTGHLDLIDGGNCYALEHQTPVAGEGAGVGSVAGWGESSVDEIEEMLERVWRDRNEARRRGERGAAKLAGYTWSRTADAMKKIIRTYQ, encoded by the coding sequence GTGACCCAGACGCCCAGACGGCCCGTGATCATTCATTGGGGCATATCCAGCTTTTTCGGCTGGGGCATTTATGGCCTTAACCTGGCGCTCAACTGGTCCAACGATCCGGTGCTGGAGCCGGTGACGTCCTTTCCGTTGCAATCCGACCAGATCGTCGTCGATCCGTTGCGGCAACGCGCACTTGGCGGATTTTTCCGGGCCAGCGCCGACCTTTCGAACCGCATCGCCGCCCAGAGCGAAAAGTCCCTGACGGTCAATACCCCGCTTCTCGCCGGGCTCGGCAATGATTTTACCATGTCGCCCGGCCCCAAAGGCGTGGCGCTTTCCGGCAGCCCGACGGTGGGCGTGGTGTTCTTTGAACTGCCGCAACTGTCGGAGGCCACGAAAGCCAGAGCGAAAGCATTGCCGCTGGTGATTGCCGGATCGAGCTGGAACGAAGAGATCATGCGCGCCCATGGCCTCAACAATGTCACCACCGTCATCCAAGGCATCGATCAGACGCTGTTTCACCCCGGCCCGCGCCAAGGCGTTCTGGCCGACAGGTTCCTGGTGTTTTCAGGCGGCAAGCTGGAATTGCGCAAGGGGCAGGATCTGGTGGTCGCCGCCTTCGCAAGGTTTGCCAAACGCCATCCCGAAGCCCTCTTGGTTTCCGCCTGGCACAGTCCCTGGCCGCAATTTGCCCTGACGCTCAACCGGTCCGGCAAGGCCACCGCCATCACCACCAATGACAAGGGCGCCATCGACCAATCCGCCTGGATTGCCGCCAACGATATCGCTGCCCATCAGTTTCTTGATCTCGGTTCTGTCCCCAATGCGCTGATGGCACCGATCCTGCGCGAAATGGACGTGGCGGTCTTCCCCAACCGCTCCGAAGGCGGCACCAATCTGGTGGCGATGGAATGCATGGCCTGTGGCGTGCCGACAATTCTGTCGGCCAATACCGGTCATCTCGACCTGATCGACGGCGGCAATTGCTATGCGCTGGAACATCAGACCCCTGTTGCTGGCGAAGGCGCTGGCGTCGGCTCCGTGGCCGGGTGGGGAGAAAGCAGCGTCGATGAAATCGAAGAGATGCTGGAGCGGGTCTGGCGCGACCGCAACGAAGCCCGCCGCCGTGGCGAGCGCGGCGCAGCCAAGCTTGCTGGCTATACCTGGTCGCGCACGGCAGATGCGATGAAAAAGATCATTAGGACCTATCAGTAA
- a CDS encoding peptidase domain-containing ABC transporter — MNAEDRDLADEGQARSALAALALATQKLGLSLSVEQLCRDYGDEECFSLPQLAEIIRDHGVKAKPIRMNWKLLSQMEGAVAAVIQLNDGSLLVFENFVDDPQTPRMVFRDPADSKATRFVIDELRLTENWSGHVLLMKREMTEASAREEFGFHWLLAQVMQDRRMVRDVFISAISLGVLALVPSLFYMVVIDKVMVHHRLSTLTLMAAAILVVLLFDMLLGYMRRTVTAIVTAKIDVRLNLMIFDRLSRLPIEFFEQNATGGIVHRLGEARRLRAFVTGQLFGSVLDMLSLFVLIPVMFLLSPGLTFWVLGLGAMMSLILFIYMKPIRRAYAQVMGSEHRRTAMLIEMINGIRTVKSLALEGRKRREWDQKVAEAVNNQTNLLFLANQPQTLLAPLEKLIYAGSLLIGAYLVIVNEHTVMTGTLVAFTMIAMRATQPLVQMAGMMQQMEEARGALRQVASVINAEPEPRREHGVRPEFSGRISFEDVRFAYAGTAVPALNAINFHVKPGNIVGLMGRSGSGKTTVTRLLQGLHQSYSGLIRLDGVELKEVDLYHLRTNVGVVLQESFLFRGTIRDNILIAKPDASPEDMIEAAQLAGADEFIERLPRGYDTMLEEHASNLSGGQKQRLAIARALIVNPPILIFDEATSALDPESEAIILRNLKRIAEGRTVLMISHRLSSLVDCDQILVLDRGQLKDSGTHHDLLRRSGDYRHLWNQQNRHLTTGKDHDENLDAVA; from the coding sequence ATGAATGCTGAAGACAGAGATCTGGCGGATGAGGGGCAGGCCAGATCCGCTCTTGCTGCATTGGCTCTTGCCACGCAAAAATTGGGCTTATCCCTCTCGGTCGAGCAATTGTGCCGCGATTACGGTGATGAGGAATGCTTTTCTCTGCCGCAACTGGCCGAAATCATTCGCGATCATGGGGTAAAGGCCAAGCCGATCCGCATGAACTGGAAGCTGTTGAGCCAGATGGAAGGCGCTGTCGCCGCCGTCATTCAGCTCAATGATGGGTCGCTCCTTGTCTTTGAAAACTTTGTCGATGATCCGCAGACGCCGCGCATGGTGTTTCGCGATCCCGCCGATTCGAAAGCCACCCGGTTTGTGATTGACGAATTGCGGCTGACGGAAAACTGGAGCGGCCATGTCCTGCTGATGAAGCGGGAGATGACCGAGGCAAGTGCGCGCGAGGAGTTTGGCTTTCACTGGCTGCTGGCCCAGGTGATGCAGGACCGCCGCATGGTGCGCGACGTGTTCATTTCGGCCATTTCGCTCGGCGTTCTGGCGCTGGTACCCTCGCTGTTCTACATGGTGGTGATCGACAAGGTCATGGTGCATCACCGTTTGTCGACGCTGACGCTGATGGCTGCGGCCATTTTGGTCGTGCTGCTGTTCGATATGTTGCTTGGCTATATGCGCCGGACTGTGACAGCCATCGTCACCGCCAAGATCGATGTGCGGCTGAACCTGATGATCTTTGACCGGCTGTCACGTCTTCCCATCGAATTCTTCGAGCAGAATGCCACCGGTGGCATCGTCCATCGGCTGGGAGAGGCCCGTCGGTTGAGGGCCTTCGTCACCGGCCAATTGTTCGGTTCGGTGCTGGATATGCTGTCGCTGTTCGTGCTCATTCCTGTCATGTTCCTGCTCAGTCCCGGTCTGACCTTCTGGGTCCTGGGCCTCGGCGCGATGATGAGCCTGATACTGTTCATCTATATGAAGCCGATCCGCCGTGCCTATGCGCAGGTGATGGGCAGCGAACACCGCCGCACCGCCATGCTGATCGAGATGATCAACGGCATTCGCACGGTGAAATCTCTGGCGCTTGAAGGCCGCAAGCGGCGCGAATGGGACCAGAAAGTCGCCGAAGCGGTCAATAATCAGACCAACCTGCTGTTTTTGGCCAATCAGCCGCAGACCTTGCTGGCCCCTCTGGAAAAGCTGATCTATGCCGGTTCTTTGCTGATTGGCGCCTATCTTGTTATCGTCAACGAGCATACGGTCATGACCGGAACGCTGGTGGCCTTTACCATGATTGCCATGCGCGCCACCCAGCCGCTGGTGCAGATGGCTGGCATGATGCAGCAGATGGAAGAGGCGCGCGGTGCATTGCGCCAGGTCGCATCCGTCATCAATGCCGAGCCGGAACCGCGCCGTGAACACGGGGTACGCCCGGAATTTTCCGGCCGGATCAGCTTCGAGGATGTGCGTTTTGCCTATGCAGGTACCGCAGTGCCGGCGCTCAACGCCATCAATTTTCACGTCAAGCCGGGCAATATCGTCGGGCTGATGGGCCGTAGCGGCTCGGGCAAGACCACGGTGACGCGGCTGTTGCAGGGCCTGCATCAAAGCTATTCCGGGCTGATCCGTCTCGATGGCGTCGAGTTGAAGGAAGTCGATCTCTATCATCTGCGCACCAATGTCGGTGTCGTGCTTCAGGAAAGCTTCCTGTTTCGCGGCACGATCCGCGACAACATCCTGATCGCCAAGCCGGATGCCTCGCCTGAGGACATGATCGAGGCGGCACAACTGGCCGGTGCTGATGAATTCATCGAACGTCTGCCGCGCGGCTATGACACGATGCTGGAAGAACATGCCAGCAATCTCTCCGGCGGTCAGAAGCAGCGGTTGGCAATTGCCCGGGCGTTGATCGTCAACCCGCCGATCCTGATCTTCGACGAGGCCACCAGCGCGCTCGATCCGGAAAGCGAAGCGATCATTCTGCGCAACCTGAAGCGCATTGCCGAAGGCCGCACCGTGTTGATGATTTCGCACCGCCTGTCCTCGCTTGTCGATTGCGACCAGATCCTGGTTCTGGATCGCGGCCAGCTGAAGGACAGCGGCACCCATCACGACCTGCTGCGCCGCTCCGGCGACTACCGCCACCTTTGGAACCAGCAGAACCGCCACCTGACGACGGGAAAAGACCATGACGAAAACCTTGACGCTGTCGCCTGA